In Streptomyces sp. ML-6, the genomic stretch GACCGCGATGGTACTGAGGACGCCACCGGCAACTCCGGCCCGCAGCGCCGTCGTGGAGGCGTTTCGGCGGGGCTTCCGGTGGCTGGGTATGTGAGCGGTGTGGGACATGAGTACTAGCGCTATCAGGCCCCGGGGCTCCCATCAAGAAACGTGTGTTGCGACACAGTTACGTCCGGAATCTGTGAATCCGCTTTCCGATGGCCTTTATTGACGCCGTAACGGGCAAAACGGGCATGGGTGATCACGGCTGTGATCACGGACTTTCGGCAATACGCCCGAATTGCCCGCCGCCTACCATCCGTTCGTACCGATGGCCAAGCCCGCTTTTGTCAGGGCCCTGGCGGTGTGGCACAGGTCACACACCTGTCGCGGCGTCATCTCCGTGCGTGCGACGGACCCTCAAGGCGGCGCCGTGCGACGGGTGATGTCCTGTTCGCTACGAAAATCACACATGCTCACGTGTGTCCACTTCACTCCTTTCCGGTCCCTCGCTCGGGTGAGGCCGGGCACCCCGAACGGAGGGTGGTGACCCCGGACCGCCGGAACGGGGTCGCGGGGGCCGGATCGGGGTCGTAGATCATCGGGCCCCTTTATCATCCCGGACCGTCCATCTCCAATTTGCTTGGTATGGCCATCTCTTGATAGTGCAACGCCTGCTTGACCAGCGGTAACAGCATCGAATGTCACGTCTCGTGATCGCTCGACCGCTTCACGTGTGAAGATCACCACTCATCCGACTTCATGATCCTTCGACGGGTGGTGGAGATCACAAAGACGTTGCTGTACCCCGTGTCGCAGATCACAGGAGGACGGGCATAGGATGCGGGGCAGTCGGGCTTGTGAACTGCCTCACATGTGCACGATCTTGCTGGGGTGGTGAGCCGGTCGCCCGATGCGGTCCAACGGTCAAGGACGACTGGAAGGAGCGAGGAGCGTGAATGCTTACGCGCCCATCCTCGTGCTCGGCGCCCTCGGGGCAGGGTTTGCGATCTTCTCCGTGGTCATGGCCACGCTTATCGGCCCCAAGCGGTACAACCGGGCGAAGTTCGAAGCGTACGAGTGCGGCATCGAGCCCACCCCTACGCCGGCCGGAGGCGGCCGCTTCCCCATCAAGTACTACCTGACGGCGATGCTCTTCATCGTCTTCGACATCGAGATCGTCTTCCTCTATCCCTGGGCGGTCACCTTCGACGCCCTGGGGATCTTCGGGCTCGTGGAGATGCTGCTCTTCGTGCTCACCGTCTTCGTCGCCTACGCGTACGTATGGCGTCGCGGCGGCCTGGAATGGGACTGAGGGGCTGAGGGGCACACCATGGGACTCGAAGAGAAGCTGCCCAGCGGCTTCGTGCTGACCACTGTCGAGCAGGCCGCCGGCTGGGTACGGAAGTCCTCCGTCTTCCCCGCCACCTTCGGCCTCGCCTGCTGCGCCATCGAGATGATGACGACCGGAGCCGGGCGTTACGACCTGGCCCGTTTCGGGATGGAGGTCTTCCGCGGATCGCCGCGGCAGGCGGATCTGATGATCGTGGCAGGACGGGTCAGCCAGAAGATGGCTCCCGTCCTGCGGCAGGTCTACGACCAGATGCCCAACCCCAAGTGGGTGATCTCCATGGGGGTTTGCGCATCATCGGGCGGAATGTTCAACAATTACGCCATTGTTCAGGGTGTTGATCATATTGTTCCGGTTGACATCTATTTGCCGGGTTGTCCGCCACGGCCCGA encodes the following:
- a CDS encoding NADH-quinone oxidoreductase subunit A; amino-acid sequence: MNAYAPILVLGALGAGFAIFSVVMATLIGPKRYNRAKFEAYECGIEPTPTPAGGGRFPIKYYLTAMLFIVFDIEIVFLYPWAVTFDALGIFGLVEMLLFVLTVFVAYAYVWRRGGLEWD
- a CDS encoding NADH-quinone oxidoreductase subunit B — encoded protein: MGLEEKLPSGFVLTTVEQAAGWVRKSSVFPATFGLACCAIEMMTTGAGRYDLARFGMEVFRGSPRQADLMIVAGRVSQKMAPVLRQVYDQMPNPKWVISMGVCASSGGMFNNYAIVQGVDHIVPVDIYLPGCPPRPEMLMDAILKLHQKIQGSKLGVNAQEAAHEAEEAALKALPLIDMKGLLR